The genomic interval CTGGCGCCCGAGGGGGCGCTGTTCCTGGGCCTCAAGGTCGGGCGCCGGGTGGCCGAGCTGGTGCTGGTCGATTTCGCCGGCCGGATCCGGCAGATCCGGGTGCTGCCGCATGCCTATCCGCATCCCGACGCGATCCGCGATTTCGCCGTCGCCGGCACCGCGGCGATCCTGGCGGACCTGACCGAGGCGCAGCGTGCGCGGCTGTCGGGCATGGGCATCGCCAGCCCCTTCTACCTGTGGGACTGGGCCGAGGAGATGCAGCCCTGGCGCGGCCGCGACCTGCGCGCCGAGCTGGCCGCGGCGCTGGACCTGCCGGTCTGGCTGGAGAACGACGGCTCCTGCGCCTGCGGGGCCGAGATGATGTTCGGCACCGAGGATCTGCCCGAGGATTTCCTGTATTTCTACCTTGCGCATTTCGGCGGCGGCGGCGTGGTGCTGGACGGGCGGCTGCGGCTGGGACCGTCGCGCAATGCGGGGGCGATGGGCTCCTGCCCGGTGCCGGGCGGGCGGCAGGTGCTGGACGTGGCTTCGGTTTCCGTGCTGGAGACGGCGCTGGGGCGCGACCTGCCGCTGGACGATGCCGACTGGCAGCTGCCGCCGGCCATCGCCCGGCAATGGCTGGACGAATCGGCGCGGGTGCTGTCCCATGCGGCGCTGGGGGCGGTCGCGGTGCTGGACCTGCCGCTGGTGGTGATCGACGGCGCCATGCCGGCCGCGCTGCGCGAGGCGCTGGTGCAGGCGACCGCCGACGGCCTGGCCGCGATGCGCCATCACGGCGTCACCTTGCCCGAGGTGCGCGCCGGAACCCTGGGGCGACAGGCGCGCACGCTGGGGGCGGCGGCGCTGCCGCTCAGCGCCGGCTTCATGCCGGGCGGCAGTTTCACCGCCCCGCGGCCGGGACGGAACGGGCAGGAAACCCAGGACGCGCCGATGCGTTCCGGGGAGGACAGGTGAGGAAAGGAAGCCGCGGCCATGGCCGACGATCCATACAAGGCGCTGGGACTGGACAAGAATGCCACGCAGGACGAGATCAAGAAGGCCTATCGCCGGATCGCCAAGACCGACCACCCGGACCTGAACCCGGACCCGGCGGCGCATGAACGCTTCAAGGCCGCCTCGACCGCCTATGATCTGCTCAAGGATCCCGAGCAGCGCGCCCGCTTCGACCGCGGCGAGATCGATGCCCAGGGACAGGAGCGGCCGCAGCGGCACTATTACCGCGAATATGCCGAATCGGGCGACAATCCCTATCGCCAGCATCACGGTTTCGACGATCTCTCGGACGTGTTTTCCGACCTGTTCGGGCGCGGCGCCGGCGGGCGGCGCGGCGGCGGGGCGCGCAGCTTCGACATGCGCGGCCCCGACCAGCGATTCACGCTGGAGATCGATTTCATGACCGCGGCGCGCGGCGGCTCGACCCGGATCACCATGCCCGACGGCAGCGTGCTGGAGGTGAAGATCCCCGAGGGCGCCCATGACGGCCAGGTGATCCGGCTGCGCGGCAAGGGCGGGCCCGGCATCGGCGAGGGCGGGCCGGGCGACGCGCTCCTGACCCTGATCGTGGCCGAGGATCCCGACTGGAAGCGTGACGGCAACGATGTCGAGACCACGCTGCCCATCACCATCGACGAGGCCGTGCTGGGCGGCAAGGTCGAGGCGCAGACCATCGAGGGGCCGGTCATGCTGACCATCCCGCGCGGCGCCAGCTCGGGCCAGAAGCTGCGGCTGAAGGGGCGCGGCATCAAGGGCGAGGGCGGACGGCGCGGCGACCAGCATGTCGTCCTTAAGATCGTCATGCCGCCCAAGGTCGATGACGAGCTGGCGCGCTTCATGGAGCAATGGCGGCAGACCCACGCCTATGACCCGAGGAGGGGAAAATGACCCAGCGCCATTATACCCTGACCGAGACGCTGGCGGCCGTCAGCGACCTGACGCCCGAACAGCTGGACCGCTATATCCGCGCCGGCGTCGTCATGCCGGTGCAATCCGAACAGGGGCCGCTGTTCCGCGAGCTGGACCTGGCGCGGCTGAGCCTGGTGGTCGACCTGGCCGAGGGCTATCACCTCGACGAGGAGGCGCTGGGCCTGGTGCTGTCGCTGGTCGACCAGTTGCACGGGCTGCGCGGCGACATGCGGGCGATCCTGGACGCCGTGGCGCGCGAGCCGGTGGAAACCCGGGTGCGGTTGAAGGCCGCGATCCGCGAGGTGCGGGTGGTGACGCGCTAATCCGCCGGCCGCCGGCGGGGCAGCTCGGCCATGACGGCCAGCCGCTCGGCCTCGGTCATGCGGCCCCAGCGGGTGATCTCGTCGATGCTGCGCAGGCAGCCGGTGCAAAGCCGGCTTGCCGGGTCGATCTTGCAGATGTCGATGCAGGGGGTCGAGGGCTTCATCCCGCCGCGCCCAGGAAGCGCAGCCGGTCCAGCGCACCCTGCAGGATATAGCCGGCCGCGACCTGGTCGATCACCTCGGCCCGGCGCTTGCGCGAGGTATCCCCCTCAAGCAGCGCCCGTTCGGCCGCGACGGTCGAGAGCCGCTCGTCCCAGAAGCCGATGGGCAGCGGCGTCAGCCGTTCCAGGTTGCGGGCGAAGGCGCGGGTGGATTGCGCGCGCGGCCCCTCGCTGCCGTCCATGTTGCGCGGCAGGCCCAGCACCAGCCCGACCAGCGCCCGGTCGGCGGCGATCTTCAGCAGCGCCTGGGCGTCCAGGGTGAACTTCTCGCGCCGGATCACCGTCAGGGGCGAGGCGACGCTGCGCAGCCCGTCGCTGACCGCGACGCCGATGGTCTTGGTGCCCAGGTCCAGCCCGGCCACTGCGCCGGTGCGGGGCAGGGCGGCGGCGAATGCCTCGATGCTCTCGCAGATCATTCCAGCCCCGCCTGTTCCGCCGCCGCCTCGATCAGGTCCAGCGCCGGCCGGTTGCCCGCGAAACGCTGCCGGGCCTCGCCCAGGATGGCGGCGGCGTGGTCCTTTTGCCCGATCACCGGCAGGGACGAGATCAGCCGCGCCCATTCCTCGGGCGTGCCGCCCTGGGTGGCAAGCCGGGTCTCCAGACCCTTGACCATGCCCTCGACCATCTGCTGGCGTTCCTCGGGGCTCATGTCCCCCGCCGCTGCCACGGCCTCCGCATCCGGGCCGGGCAGGGCCGGCGAGCCGGGTGCGGAAGCGGGCGCGGAATCGGTCCGGGGCTCGGGCGGGGTATAGTCCGGGCGGCCGGCGAACCAGGCCAGATCGCCGATCGCGGCGCGGATCGGCTGGATCCAGGGCGCGCTTTCCGGCCCCTCGGCCAGCAGCCCGGCCCAGATCGGAAAGGCGCGGTCGGGGCGGCCGTTCTGCAGATGCAGCAGCCCGACCATGAAGCGCGCCTGCGGATTGTGCGGATCGCGGGCCAGCGCCCGGGCCACCGCATCCTCGCCTTCGGCGGTGATGATGCCGCCCGCCGCCTCGATGGTCAGCCCGGCCAGCCGCGCCAGTTCCTCGGCGCTCGCAGCCTCGCCGCGCAGCGCCACCAGCCGGCGCTGCGCGTCCTTGGCGGCGATCAGGTTGCCCAGCCTTTCCTCGTGCTCGGCCAGCAGTTCCAGCCCGCGGGGGTCGTTCGGGTTCTTCAGCACCGCCTCGCGCAGCCGTTCGATCAGCGTCGCATAATCTGCATCGGGCTCGGGGCGCTGGGGCCGGGGGGTCCTGGCCTCTGCCTCGGCCTGGCTGGGGCGGCCGTCGTAAAGCGCCTGTGCCTCGGCGATGCGCTGCGCGATGGGGGCGTCGGGACGCTCGGGCTGGCCGATGCGCTGGTAAAGCAGGAAGGCCCCGACGAGCAGCAGCGCCAGAACCGCCAGCGCCGCCCAGCCGCCCGGCGCGCGGCGGGCACTGCCGGCGCGTTCCAGCGCGCGGTCGGCGGCCAGCACCTTGCGGCCGATCTCGACCCGCAGCCGTTCGGCATCGGCCTCGTCGATCAGGCCGCGGTCCAGATCCCGCCCGACCTCGCGCAGCTGGTCGCGATAGACCCGCAGGTCATAGGCGGCGGTGGGCTCGGCGCCCTCGCCCTGCCGGCGCAGAAGCGGCGCGGCGATGGCCACCGCCACCACCCCCGCCAGCGCGGCGCAGATGATCCAGAACATCGGCTTCCCCTTTTGGCTGCTGCCGGTGATAGCGGCTTTCGCCGCGGCGAGAAAGTCAAAGCCCTGCGACAAATGCGCAAATCGCCTTCGGGACATCTGCGCCGTCCCCTGACGCAATTCAACAATCGCCCCGTCGCAACGCGGCTTGCCCGAACACCGCCCTCGCTTCACTCTGCACGGGTCGAGTCGCAAGAGGTTCCGCCATGCCCGCATCTGCAAGTTCCAGCACCGGCCGCTATTCGGTCTTTGCCATCGCTAAAGAGGCGATGCGGCTGCATACCGGCTGGAAACGCGCCTGGGCCAGTCCCGAGCCCAAGAAGAAATACCAGGTCGTCATCGTGGGCGCCGGCGGCCATGGCCTTGCCACCGCCTATTACCTGGGCAAGAATTTCGGCATCACCGATGTCGCCATCATCGAGAAGGGCTGGCTGGGCGGCGGCAATACCGGCCGCAACACCACCATCATCCGCTCGAACTACCTGCAGGACCCTTCGGCGGCGATCTACGACAAGGCGCTGAAGCTTTACGAGAACCTGTCGCAGGACCTGAACTACAACATCATGTTCAGCCCGCGCGGCCTTCTGATGCTGGCGCAGACCGAGCATGAGGTGCGCGGCTACAAGCGCACCGTCTATGCCAACCAGCTGCAGGGCGTGGCGACCGAATGGGTCAGCCCCAAGCGCATCAAGGACATGCTGCCGATCATCAACATCGACGGGCCGCGCTATCCGGTCCTCGGTGGACTTTACCAGGAGCGCGGCGGCACCGCCCGCCACGACGCCGTGGCCTGGGGCTATGCCCGCGCCTGCTCGGCCATGGGCATGCACATCATCCAGAACTGCGAAGTCACCGGCATCGAGACCGCGAACGGGCAGGTCAGGGCGGTGAACACCGGCAAGGGCCGCATCGAATGCGACAAGCTGGCGCTGATCGCCGCCGGCCACAGCTCGGTCCTGGCCGAGATGGCCGGCTTCCGCCTGCCCATCGAATCGCTGGCGCTGCAGGCGCTGGTCAGCGAGCCGATCAAGCCCTGCTGCGACATCGTCATCATGGCCAACACCGTGCACGGCTACCTGTCGCAATCCGACAAGGGCGAGATGGTGATCGGCGGCGGCACCGACGGCTTCAACAACTACACCCAGCGCGGCTCCTGGCACCATGTCGAGGAGACGGTGCGCGCGCTGATCGAGACCTTCCCGATGCTGTCGCGGCTGAAGATGCTGCGGCAATGGGGCGGCATCGTCGACATGACCGGCGACCGCTCGCCGATCCTGTCCACCACGCCGGTCGGCAACATCTTCGTCAACTGCGGCTGGGGCACCGGCGGCTTCAAGGCCATCCCCGGCTCGGGCTGGGCGATGGCCGAGCTGCTGGCCAAGGGCCAGCCCGGCCCGCTGGCCAAGGATTTCGGCCTGAACCGTTTCGTCGAGGGCCGCTTCATCGACGAGAGCGTCGCCGCGGGGGTGGCGCATTGATGCGCGGCGCGGGCGGGTTCCTGCCGGCCTGCGGGGCGGATTTTGGGCCGAATTTCGCCCATCTCCGCACCGTTGCGGAAAAAATCGTGCAAGTCATGGGAAACTCTTATTCATCTAATGAATTGTTAAGTTACGTCCCCATGACCAAGGAGTTTTCTTCATGGCCGAACAGAACAAGAGCAACCTCTGGCTCATCGTTGGCGTCGTCGTCGTCGTGCTGGTGGTCATCTATTGGTTCGTGTCCTCGGGCACCGAGCCGACCGCGACCGAGCCGCCGACCGATCCGGCCGTTTCGTCCGAACCCGCGCCCGTCGATGACGGCGCCATCTCCGTCGAACCGCCGGCCGAGCCTGCTGCTCCTGCCGATCCCGCTGCTCCGGTCCCGGCCGAGCCTGCGACTCCGGCTCCGGCCGAACCTGCGGCGCCTTCCACCAACTAAGGCGCCTGTCCCGGCGCCTTCGGGTGCCGGCCCTTCCGCGGGTCGGGGGGCATTGCGCCCCTCGGCTGGTCTTCATGCGCAGCGCGGCGGGCCTGTCCCTGTCCACGCTGGCATGAGCGCGGCGTTGCGCGGGCCCTGCGGCCTGCCGCCGCTGCCGCGCCGTGTTCGCCTTCGCTTTGAAACGCCCGTGATCCGGCCCCGCCAGGGGCGGACTGCGGTCGCCTGCGTTGCCGCCCCCGGCCGGGGCTTTCCGGCCCGTTCCCCGATTTCCACTGCTGTCCTGCGCATCCGGCCTGCTCACGGGCCGGTTCCCCCTGCGCGCGCCCTGCCGCCGAAGGAGTGATCCATGCTGACCCTGACCTGTCCCTATTGCGGCATCGCGGCCGAGGAAACCGAGCTGCAACCCGGCGGCGAGGCGCATCTGAAGCGTTTCGGCCCCGGTTCGACCGACGAGGAGTTCGAGGCCTATCTGTTCGCCCGCAAGAACCCCAAGGGCGTGCATTTCGAACGCTGGCGCCATGCCTATGGCTGCGGCAAGTGGTTCCTGGCGGCGCGCGACACCGCCACGCTGCAGGTCTTTGGCACCTACAGCGCCCAGACCCCGCATCCGACGCCCGAGATCGTCGCCGCCATCCGGGCGCAGCGTCCGGACTGGCAGCCCGACTGGAGCGAAATCCCTGCCGACACTTCCGCCGACACCCCCGCCGAAAGCCTGAACGCATGACCGAGACCGGACCCTTCCGCCTGCCGCGCGGCGGCCGCCTGATCGACCGCGCCTATCAACTGCCCTTCCGCTTCGACGGCCGCCAGATGCGCGGGGTCGCGGGCGACACGCTGGCTTCGGCCCTGCTGGCGAACGGCCAGCTGATGATGGGCCGCAGCTTCAAGTATCACCGGCCGCGCGGCCCCATCGCCTCGGGCGCCGAGGAACCGAACGCGCTGCTGGGCCTGGGTCAGGGCGGCCGGTTCGAGCCGAACCAGCGCGCCACCACCACGCCGCTGGTCGGCGGCATGGTTACCGCCAGCCAGAATTGCTGGCCCAGCCTGAACGCCGATATCGGCGCGATCAACAACTGGATGTATCGCTTTTTCCCGGCGGGTTTCTATTACAAGACCTTCATGCATCCGCGCCCGTTCTGGAAGCATGTGTTCGAGCCGATCATCCGCCGCTCGGCCGGGCTGGGCAAGGCCCCGACCGAGGCCGATCCGGACAAGTACGAACAGGCCTATGCCCATGTGGACGTGGTGGTGGTCGGCGGCGGCATCGCTGGCCTGACCGCGGCCCGCGACGCGGCCCGCGACGGCAAGTCGGTCTGGCTGGTCGAGCAGACGCCGCATTTCGGCGGCCGCACCCCCACCGACCACGCAGACGGCCAGTCCCGCGTCGACGCGCTGCTGGCGGAGCTGCGGGGCATGACCAACGTCACCCTGCGCCGCTCGACCCAGGCGACCGGGCTTTACGACCATGGCTATCTGCTGGTGCGGGAATCGCTGGCCGATCACGACCCGAATGCGGGCATCCCGCGCCAGCGCCTGTGGCGCATCCGCGCGGGCCATGTGATCGTCGCCACCGGCGCGCTGGAGCGGCCGCTGAGCTTTGCCGGCAATGACGTGCCGGGCGTGATCCTGGCCTCGGCCGTGCGGGATTATATCGACAATTACGGCGTGGCGCCGGGCCGCAAGATCGTCGTGGTGACCAACAACGACGACGCCTATCGCACCGCGCTGGTGGCGCTGGATGCGGGGCTGGAGGTGCCGGTGGTGATCGACGCCCGCAGCTCGGCCGGCGGCGCGCTGCCCGCGGCGGTGCGCGCCCGCGGCGTGCGCATCCTGACCGGCAGCGCCATCGCCGGCATCAAGGGCGGCCAGGGCGTCGAGGCGGTCAAGATCTGCGCGCATTCCGGCTCGGGCGAGGTGACCGAGACCGTGGATGCCGATTGCGTCGCCATGTCCGGCGGCTGGTCGCCGGTGGTGCACCTGTGGAGCCATTGCGGCGGCAAGCTGACCTGGTCCGACGCGCAGTCGATGTTCGCCCCCGACCCGAACCGCCCGCCGACCGGCGCGGACGGCAAGGCGATGGCCAGCTGCGTCGGCGCGGCGGCGGGCGACCTGCTGGTCCCGGACCTGACCGGCGCGCAGGCGGAATCCGCGACCATGCCGGTCTGGGTCATGCCGGCCCACGCCACGCGCAAGATGAAATTCAAGATGTGGCTCGACTTCCAGAACGACGTGAAGGTCTCGGATGTCGAACTGGCCGCGCAGGAAGGCTATCACAGCGTCGAGCATACCAAGCGTTACACGACCCTCGGCATGGCGACCGACCAGGGCAAGGTCAGCAACATCAACGGCCTCGCCGTTCTGTCCAATGCGCTGAACCAGCCGATCCCGGCCACCGGCACGACGACCTTCCGCCCGCCCTATACGCCGCTGACGCTGGGCACCATCGCCGGCGAGGCGCGGGGCGAGATCTTCCAGCCCTTGCGCAAGACGCCCATGCATGGCTGGCACGAAAGCCACGGCGCCTTCTTCGAGCCGGTCGGCCATTGGCGCCGCCCCTATTGCTACCCGAAGGCGGGCGAAAGCCATGGCGACGCGGTGGCGCGCGAGATCCGGGCGGTGCGGGCCTCGGTCGGCACGCTCGACGCCTCGACGCTGGGCAAGATCATCGTCAAGGGCCCGGATGCGGGCAAGTTCCTCGACATGATGTATACCGGCATGATGTCCAGCCTGCCCATCGGCAAGTGCCGCTATGGCCTGATCTGCAACGAGAACGGCTTCCTCGTGGACGACGGCGTGGCCGCGCGCCTCAGCGAGGATACCTGGCTGGTGCACACCACCACCGGCGGCGCCGACCGGATGCATGGCCATATGGAAGACTGGCTGCAATGCGAATGGTGGGACTGGAAGGTCTATACCGCCAACGTCACCGAGCAATGGGCGCAGGTCGCCGTGGTCGGTCCCAAGGCCCGGGTGCTGCTGGAGCGGCTGGGCGGCATGGACCTGTCGGCCGAGGCGCTGCCCTTCATGGGCTGGGCCGAGGGCGAGATCGCCGGCGTCCCCGCCCGCGTCTATCGCATCAGCTTCTCGGGCGAGCTCAGCTTCGAGGTGGCGGTGCCGGCGAACCGCGGCCTGGAGCTGTGGGAAAAGCTGCATGAGGCCGGCCGCGACCTGAACGTCACCCCCTACGGCACCGAGGCCATGCACGTCATGCGCGCCGAAAAGGGCTTCATCATGATCGGCGACGAATCCGACGGCACGGTGATCCCGCAGGACCTGGGCCTGGGCTGGGCGATCAGCAAGAAGAAGGCCGACTATATCGGCAAGCGGGCGCAGGAGCGCAGCCACATGACCGATCCCCGGCGCTGGAAGCTGGTGGGGCTGGAAAGCGTCGACGGCCGGGTGCTGCCCGACGGCGTCTATGCGGTGGCCGATGGCGTGAACCCGAACGGCCAGCGCAACACCCAGGGCCGGGTGACCTCGACCTACATGTCGCCGACGCTCAACAAGCCTATCGCCATGGGGCTGGTGCTGAACGGCCCCGAGCGCATGGGCGAGGTTCTGGAATTCCCGGTCGCGGGTCAGGAAAGCTACAAGGCGCGGATCTGCGATCCGGTCTTCTATGACAAGGAAGGGAGCCGGGCGAATGGCTGAGGCACTGGCGAAGATCTCTCAGGTGCAGGACTGGGGCATGATCCAGATCCGCGCCGATCTGGCGCGCGCGGGCGAGGCCATCGCCGCGGCGGCCGGGGTGGCGCTGCCCGGACAGGGCCGCATCACCACCGACGGCAGCCGCTCTCTCGGCTGGATGTCGCCGGACGAACTGCTGCTGGTCCTGCCGCGCGCCGAGGCGGCCGAGGCGCTGGCCGCCCTGCAGGACGCGCTGTCCACCGAACACGCGCTGGTGCTGGATGTCAGCGACATGCGGGCCGCCTTCCGCATCCAGGGCGCCAAGGCGCTGGACGTGCTGATGAAGCTCTGTCCCGCCGACCTGGCCGCCATGCCCGAGGACGGGCTGCGCCGCACCCGCGCCGCCCAGGTCGCCTGCGGCATCTGGCGCGAACCGGGCGGCTATGTGCTGATCGGCTTCCGCTCGGTCACCGACTACCTGCGCGGCATCCTGACCGGCGCCGCGGCGCCGGGCACGCAGCTCGACCCGCGCTAGTTCCGCGCTGCGGGGTCCGGACGGGGCTTGTGGCGGCGGCAGGGCGGCGTATGGATGGAAGGCGAAAGCCATCCGGTTGATTCCATGCGTCCCGTTCTGATCCTGCCCGCCCTTTCCCTTGCCGGCCTGCTGTCGCCGGCCCCGGCCCTGCGGGCGCAGGATCTCGCGCAGGAGCCGCCGGTGGTGATGATGTGCCAGATCCTTGACGAAAGCGGCACCGGCTGGGTGCCGGAATTCATCATGCTGACCCGCCAGACCTCCGGCCCGCGCCAGGGCAGGATCGAGGTCTTCGACCCGATCCTGCAGAACCTGCTCGGCCGCCCGATCGAGGCCCGGATCACCGCCGACGACCGCAGCAGCCGCAGCTACGGCTGGGCCTTGGCCGGGGTGCGCAACGCCTCCGGCCAGCGGACCGAGCGGCTGGACTACCGGCTGACGGTGCGGAAATCCGATGGCGCGGCCTCGGTCACCGCCGTCGCGCAGGGCTATGACAATGTCATGACCGGGACGGGCGTCTGCGGCTCGCCCGGCGGCGGCTAGGGCCGGAACCCGCGCCGCGTTGAAGGCGTTTAGCGGCCGACAGGGCTTTTCCCCGACTGGCTCCTGTGCCAGAACACAATCCGAAACCGTTGGAAAGGAAATCGAAAATGGCCTTCACGCTTCCCGATCTTCCCTATGCTCACGACGCGCTGGCCGCTGGCGGCATGTCCAAGGAGACGCTGGAATACCACCATGACAAGCACCACAAGGCCTATGTCGACAAGCTGAACGAACTGGTGGCCGGCACCGAATGGGAAGGCAAGAGCCTCGAGGACATCGTCAAGGGCACCTACCAGTCGGGGGCCGTGGCGCAGAACGGCATCTTCAACAATGCCAGCCAGCACTGGAACCATGCGCAGTTCTGGGAAATGATGGGCCCGAACCCCGGCGCCATTCCGGGCGAGCTGGAAAAGGCCCTGACCGAAGCCTTCGGTTCGGTGGACGAGTTCAAGAAGAAATTCGCCGAGGCCGGCGTCGGCCAGTTCGGCTCGGGCTGGGCCTGGCTGGTCAAGGACAAGGACGGCAGCCTCAAGGTCACCAAGACCGAGAACGGCGTGAACCCGCTCTGCTTCGGCCAGACCGCGCTTCTGGGCTGCGACGTGTGGGAGCACAGCTACTATATCGACTTCCGCAACGCCCGGCCGAAATACCTGGAAAACTTCCTGAACAACCTGGTGAACTGGGAAAACGTGGCCTCGCGCCTCTGATCCTCGGCCCGGCTTCGCATCCCCGGCTTCGCATCAAGGCCCGCCCCGACCGGCGGGCCTTTTCTTTCTTGCCGAAATATCCCGGGGGAACGTCCGCCTGGCCCCGCCCCGGGGCCGGGCGGACGTGGGGGCAGAGCCCCCGCCCCCTTGCCTCCGTCGCGAATCGACCGCATGGCTGGGGCGGACGGAAAGGGAATGCGCATGAGCGAATGGACCAAGGGTTTCTGGGCGATGATCGGGGTCTGCGTGACCTGGGGCCTGTCGCCGATCTTCTACCGCGCACTCTCCGACGTCCCCGTGGTCGAGGTGCTGGCGCATCGCACCCTGTGGTCGCTGGTGCTGTTCCTGGTCGTGCTGGGCGCGCAGGGCCGGCTGGCCGAGCTGCGCGGGGCGCTGGCCGGCCGGCATGTGGGGCGGATCGTGCTGGCGGCGCTGACCATCTCGCTCAACTGGGGGCTGTTCATCTGGGCGGTGCAGGCCGGGCATGTCGTGCAGAGCTCGCTGGGCTATTACATCTTCCCGCTGATCGCGGTGGTGGCGGGGGTGCTGGTCTTCGGCGAAAGCCTGAGCCGGGCGCAGGGCATGGCCGTGCTGCTGGCCGCGCTGGCGGTGACGCTGCTGACCTGGGGCCTGGGGGTGGCGCCCTGGATCAGCCTGGGGCTCGCCCTGACCTTCGTGCTCTACGGCGCGCTCAAGAAATCGCTGCCGCTCGGCCCTGTCCTGTCCGTCGCCGCCGAAGTGGCGCTGCTGGCGCCGCTGGCGCTTGGCTGGCTGCTGCTGCAGGGGCTCGGGCTGATGCCCGCGCCCCTGGCCCAGCCCCTGGGCTTCGGCGGGAATCTGCCCGTCTCTCTGCTGCTGGCCGCCTCGGGGGTGATCACGGCGGTGCCGCTGATCCTGTTCAGCTATGCCGCGCGCCGGGTCGGGATG from Paracoccus sp. MA carries:
- a CDS encoding ROK family transcriptional regulator, producing MPNTMPAAATPQGVRSQNERLILWLIRRNGPMPRAALAQATGLSAQAVTNITRELIAAGLLDAGGERRRGKVGQPLLPLALAPEGALFLGLKVGRRVAELVLVDFAGRIRQIRVLPHAYPHPDAIRDFAVAGTAAILADLTEAQRARLSGMGIASPFYLWDWAEEMQPWRGRDLRAELAAALDLPVWLENDGSCACGAEMMFGTEDLPEDFLYFYLAHFGGGGVVLDGRLRLGPSRNAGAMGSCPVPGGRQVLDVASVSVLETALGRDLPLDDADWQLPPAIARQWLDESARVLSHAALGAVAVLDLPLVVIDGAMPAALREALVQATADGLAAMRHHGVTLPEVRAGTLGRQARTLGAAALPLSAGFMPGGSFTAPRPGRNGQETQDAPMRSGEDR
- a CDS encoding DnaJ C-terminal domain-containing protein — translated: MADDPYKALGLDKNATQDEIKKAYRRIAKTDHPDLNPDPAAHERFKAASTAYDLLKDPEQRARFDRGEIDAQGQERPQRHYYREYAESGDNPYRQHHGFDDLSDVFSDLFGRGAGGRRGGGARSFDMRGPDQRFTLEIDFMTAARGGSTRITMPDGSVLEVKIPEGAHDGQVIRLRGKGGPGIGEGGPGDALLTLIVAEDPDWKRDGNDVETTLPITIDEAVLGGKVEAQTIEGPVMLTIPRGASSGQKLRLKGRGIKGEGGRRGDQHVVLKIVMPPKVDDELARFMEQWRQTHAYDPRRGK
- a CDS encoding DUF1289 domain-containing protein, with amino-acid sequence MKPSTPCIDICKIDPASRLCTGCLRSIDEITRWGRMTEAERLAVMAELPRRRPAD
- the ruvX gene encoding Holliday junction resolvase RuvX; this encodes MICESIEAFAAALPRTGAVAGLDLGTKTIGVAVSDGLRSVASPLTVIRREKFTLDAQALLKIAADRALVGLVLGLPRNMDGSEGPRAQSTRAFARNLERLTPLPIGFWDERLSTVAAERALLEGDTSRKRRAEVIDQVAAGYILQGALDRLRFLGAAG
- the ccmI gene encoding c-type cytochrome biogenesis protein CcmI, which translates into the protein MFWIICAALAGVVAVAIAAPLLRRQGEGAEPTAAYDLRVYRDQLREVGRDLDRGLIDEADAERLRVEIGRKVLAADRALERAGSARRAPGGWAALAVLALLLVGAFLLYQRIGQPERPDAPIAQRIAEAQALYDGRPSQAEAEARTPRPQRPEPDADYATLIERLREAVLKNPNDPRGLELLAEHEERLGNLIAAKDAQRRLVALRGEAASAEELARLAGLTIEAAGGIITAEGEDAVARALARDPHNPQARFMVGLLHLQNGRPDRAFPIWAGLLAEGPESAPWIQPIRAAIGDLAWFAGRPDYTPPEPRTDSAPASAPGSPALPGPDAEAVAAAGDMSPEERQQMVEGMVKGLETRLATQGGTPEEWARLISSLPVIGQKDHAAAILGEARQRFAGNRPALDLIEAAAEQAGLE
- a CDS encoding sarcosine oxidase subunit beta family protein, translated to MPASASSSTGRYSVFAIAKEAMRLHTGWKRAWASPEPKKKYQVVIVGAGGHGLATAYYLGKNFGITDVAIIEKGWLGGGNTGRNTTIIRSNYLQDPSAAIYDKALKLYENLSQDLNYNIMFSPRGLLMLAQTEHEVRGYKRTVYANQLQGVATEWVSPKRIKDMLPIINIDGPRYPVLGGLYQERGGTARHDAVAWGYARACSAMGMHIIQNCEVTGIETANGQVRAVNTGKGRIECDKLALIAAGHSSVLAEMAGFRLPIESLALQALVSEPIKPCCDIVIMANTVHGYLSQSDKGEMVIGGGTDGFNNYTQRGSWHHVEETVRALIETFPMLSRLKMLRQWGGIVDMTGDRSPILSTTPVGNIFVNCGWGTGGFKAIPGSGWAMAELLAKGQPGPLAKDFGLNRFVEGRFIDESVAAGVAH
- a CDS encoding sarcosine oxidase subunit delta — protein: MLTLTCPYCGIAAEETELQPGGEAHLKRFGPGSTDEEFEAYLFARKNPKGVHFERWRHAYGCGKWFLAARDTATLQVFGTYSAQTPHPTPEIVAAIRAQRPDWQPDWSEIPADTSADTPAESLNA
- a CDS encoding sarcosine oxidase subunit alpha family protein; protein product: MTETGPFRLPRGGRLIDRAYQLPFRFDGRQMRGVAGDTLASALLANGQLMMGRSFKYHRPRGPIASGAEEPNALLGLGQGGRFEPNQRATTTPLVGGMVTASQNCWPSLNADIGAINNWMYRFFPAGFYYKTFMHPRPFWKHVFEPIIRRSAGLGKAPTEADPDKYEQAYAHVDVVVVGGGIAGLTAARDAARDGKSVWLVEQTPHFGGRTPTDHADGQSRVDALLAELRGMTNVTLRRSTQATGLYDHGYLLVRESLADHDPNAGIPRQRLWRIRAGHVIVATGALERPLSFAGNDVPGVILASAVRDYIDNYGVAPGRKIVVVTNNDDAYRTALVALDAGLEVPVVIDARSSAGGALPAAVRARGVRILTGSAIAGIKGGQGVEAVKICAHSGSGEVTETVDADCVAMSGGWSPVVHLWSHCGGKLTWSDAQSMFAPDPNRPPTGADGKAMASCVGAAAGDLLVPDLTGAQAESATMPVWVMPAHATRKMKFKMWLDFQNDVKVSDVELAAQEGYHSVEHTKRYTTLGMATDQGKVSNINGLAVLSNALNQPIPATGTTTFRPPYTPLTLGTIAGEARGEIFQPLRKTPMHGWHESHGAFFEPVGHWRRPYCYPKAGESHGDAVAREIRAVRASVGTLDASTLGKIIVKGPDAGKFLDMMYTGMMSSLPIGKCRYGLICNENGFLVDDGVAARLSEDTWLVHTTTGGADRMHGHMEDWLQCEWWDWKVYTANVTEQWAQVAVVGPKARVLLERLGGMDLSAEALPFMGWAEGEIAGVPARVYRISFSGELSFEVAVPANRGLELWEKLHEAGRDLNVTPYGTEAMHVMRAEKGFIMIGDESDGTVIPQDLGLGWAISKKKADYIGKRAQERSHMTDPRRWKLVGLESVDGRVLPDGVYAVADGVNPNGQRNTQGRVTSTYMSPTLNKPIAMGLVLNGPERMGEVLEFPVAGQESYKARICDPVFYDKEGSRANG
- a CDS encoding sarcosine oxidase subunit gamma, translating into MAEALAKISQVQDWGMIQIRADLARAGEAIAAAAGVALPGQGRITTDGSRSLGWMSPDELLLVLPRAEAAEALAALQDALSTEHALVLDVSDMRAAFRIQGAKALDVLMKLCPADLAAMPEDGLRRTRAAQVACGIWREPGGYVLIGFRSVTDYLRGILTGAAAPGTQLDPR